One Methylobacterium sp. AMS5 genomic region harbors:
- a CDS encoding ABC transporter substrate-binding protein, with translation MRLNRRSLLAAAVAMLALTATPHPVRAADDPAVAPIRRLYAKFEEALKNGAGDLKSRLAIVGETLAETFDTPAMVRTAVGPKWKTFKPEQQEALTETFGRYFVTLYANRLSQAAGGKFQIEPKSEERGPNRIVSTRVSNKDGDDSEVDYVVNAGHKVQDVLLNGNVSEVASMRASFADPLKGGADSLLKFMRERTDGMLAAKVSPRE, from the coding sequence GTGCGCCTGAACCGCCGCAGCCTCCTTGCCGCCGCCGTGGCGATGCTCGCCCTCACGGCGACACCGCACCCCGTCCGGGCCGCCGACGATCCGGCCGTGGCGCCGATCCGGCGACTCTACGCCAAGTTCGAAGAGGCGCTGAAGAACGGCGCGGGCGATCTCAAGAGCCGGCTCGCGATCGTCGGCGAGACCCTGGCCGAAACCTTCGACACGCCCGCCATGGTGCGCACCGCCGTCGGCCCGAAATGGAAGACGTTCAAGCCCGAGCAGCAGGAAGCGCTGACCGAGACCTTCGGCCGGTACTTCGTCACGCTCTACGCCAACCGCCTCTCGCAGGCGGCGGGCGGCAAGTTCCAGATCGAGCCGAAGAGCGAGGAGCGCGGGCCCAACCGCATCGTCTCGACCCGCGTCTCGAACAAGGACGGCGACGATTCGGAGGTCGATTACGTCGTCAACGCCGGCCACAAGGTGCAGGACGTGCTGCTCAACGGCAATGTCAGCGAGGTCGCCTCGATGCGGGCGAGCTTCGCCGACCCGCTCAAGGGTGGCGCCGACAGCCTGCTGAAATTTATGCGCGAACGCACCGATGGGATGCTCGCCGCCAAAGTCTCGCCCAGAGAGTAG